One genomic window of Magnolia sinica isolate HGM2019 chromosome 3, MsV1, whole genome shotgun sequence includes the following:
- the LOC131240519 gene encoding uncharacterized protein LOC131240519 isoform X3 encodes MPQNPSAWSAWNFLGTTGDKVCLTYWLNVLQNLGDSGLPFLVTLNPPHMPQYNLLKWSTSHPFPSVAASKAIHELDRIQGKRGIWFCGAYQGFGFHEDGLKAGRVAAHGVLGKSCVLLRNRKHMVPSLVETGARLIVTRFLERYISIGCLTLLEEGGTIYVFEGATNKKSSPKSIMRVHHPLFYWKVATQADLGLADAYINGDISFVDEVEGLLNLFMIFIANRDTSARKHSNKRGWWTPLFLTAGVASAKYFYQHISRQNTLTQARRNISRHYDLSNDLFALFLDETMTYSCAIFKSKDEDLKVAQLRKTSLLIEKARINARHEILEIGCGWGSLAIEVVKRTGCKYTGITLSEKQLKYAERKVKEAGLQDKIKFLLCDYRQLPSSQKYDRIISCEMIEGVGHEYMEEFFGCCESVLAEDGLFVLQFISIPDERYDEYRRSSDFIKEYIFPGGCLPSLSRLTSAMAASSRLCVEHVENIGIHYYQTLIYWRNRFMANRSKILSLGFDEKFIRTWEYYFVYSAAGFKTHTLGNYQIIFSRPGNLDAFNDPYKGLPSAY; translated from the exons ATGCCCCAAAACCCATCAGCCTGGAGTGCATGGAATTTTCTTGGAACCACTGGTGACAAAGTATGTCTAACATATTGGCTGAATGTACTACAG AATCTTGGTGATAGTGGTCTTCCTTTCCTTGTTACTCTTAATCCACCTCATATGCCACAGTATAATTTGCTTAAATGGTCAACAAGCCATCCTTTTCCATCAGTTGCTGCCTCAAAAGCTATACATGAGCTTGATAGAATTCAAGGGAAGAGAGGAATATGGTTTTGTGGAGCATATCAAG GGTTTGGCTTCCACGAGGACGGACTGAAG GCTGGCAGGGTTGCCGCACATGGTGTGCTTGGAAAGAGCTGTGTTCTTCTGAGAAACAGAAAACATATGGTACCTTCTCTAGTGGAAACTGGAGCACGCCTTATTGTTACTAGATTCCTTGAACGATATATATCCATAGGCTGTTTAAC attgttggaagaaggaggTACGATTTATGTTTTTGAAGGAGCCACCAACAAGAAAAGTAGCCCGAAATCCATCATGAGAGTTCATCATCCCTTGTTCTACTGGAAG GTTGCTACACAGGCTGATTTAGGCCTTGCAGATGCATATATCAATGGCGATATTTCTTTTGTCGATGAAGTAGAAGGTCTTTTAAACTTGTTCATG aTTTTTATTGCCAACAGGGATACAAGTGCTAGAAAGCATTCTAATAAAAG GGGTTGGTGGACACCACTGTTCCTCACAGCTGGAGTAGCATCTGCAAAATATTTCTATCAGCACATCTCAAGGCAAAATACTCTCACGCAAGCTCGTCGAAACATCTCTCGTCATTATGATCTG AGTAACGACCTCTTTGCATTGTTCTTGGATGAAACAATGACCTATTCATGCGCTATATTTAAG AGCAAGGATGAAGATTTAAAGGTTGCGCAGCTACGGAAAACCTCTCTCCTGATTGAAAAG GCCAGAATCAATGCCAGGCATGAAATTCTTGAGATTGGTTGTGGTTGGGGAAGCCTAGCTATAGAGGTTGTCAAGAGAACTGGTTGTAAATACACAGGTATCACATTGTCTGAGAAGCAGCTGAAATATGCAGAAAGGAAAGTGAAAGAAGCTGGCCTCCAG GACAAGATAAAATTCCTTCTATGTGACTATCGCCAACTGCCAAGCTCTCAGAAATATGACAGGATTATATCATG tgaGATGATAGAAGGAGTTGGCCATGAATACATGGAAGAGTTCTTCGGTTGTTGCGAATCCGTTTTGGCTGAAGATGGTTTGTTTGTCCTACAG TTCATATCAATACCAGATGAACGATATGATGAGTATAGGAGGAGCTCCGATTTTATAAAGGAATATATATTTCCTGGTGGATGCCTTCCATCTTTGAGTAGATTAACATCAGCCATGGCAGCTTCTTCCAGACTCTG TGTGGAACACGTTGAAAACATAGGCATTCACTACTACCAAACTTTGATATACTGGAGGAATAGGTTCATGGCGAATAGGAG TAAAATTCTTTCGCTAGGATTTGACGAGAAGTTCATTCGCACATGGGAGTATTATTTTGTGTATTCTGCGGCTGGTTTCAAGACACACACACTTGGAAATTATCAG ATCATATTCTCTCGTCCAGGAAACCTTGATGCGTTCAACGATCCATATAAAGGTTTACCATCAGCATATTGA
- the LOC131240518 gene encoding heterogeneous nuclear ribonucleoprotein 1-like: protein MDSDQGKLFIGGISWDTNEDNLKAYFENYGEVSQTVIMRDKISGRPRGFGFVVFQDPTVLDRVLEEKHTIDGRAVEAKRALSREEHQTSSRSGNPNAGRNLAGGGNIKTKKIFVGGLPPTLTDDGFRQYFENYGQVTDVVIMYDQNTQRPRGFGFISFDTEDAVDRVLHKSFHELNGKLVEVKRALPKDANPGSSGRSMGGGGYQGYGSSGMNASAYDGRMDTNRYMQPQAAGAGFPAYGSSGYGGPGYGYGAANNAVGYGGYGVGGYGGATAGYGGPAGAYGNPNAPNAGYVGGPHGAARSPWNSQAPVGYGSAGYGAGYGAPAAWNAAGGGGAAGSGGTASAPAGQSPSGATGYGNQGYGYGGYGGNEGSYANAGGYGAAGGRATSAPNNNAGSGGDQQGAGAGYMGGGYGDANGNSAYPNAGWRDSSQGGAYGAAQGNGGQVGYGGGYGGAQSRQQVQQQ, encoded by the exons atgGATTCGGATCAGGGAAAGCTATTCATAGGAGGGATATCGTGGGACACGAACGAGGATAATCTGAAGGCGTATTTCGAGAACTACGGTGAGGTTTCACAGACGGTGATCATGCGGGACAAGATCTCTGGTAGGCCTAGGGGCTTTGGTTTCGTTGTCTTTCAAGATCCTACCGTCCTTGATCGCGTACTCGAGGAGAAACACACCATCGATGGAAGGGCG GTGGAGGCTAAAAGGGCTTTATCAAGAGAGGAACACCAGACCTCTTCTAGATCTGGAAACCCCAATGCTGGGAGAAACTTAGCCGGAGGTGGCAACATTAAGACCAAGAAGATCTTTGTAGGAGGCCTGCCTCCTACTTTGACAGATGATGGATTCCGTCAATATTTTGAGAATTATGGCCAAGTAACTGATGTAGTAATAATGTATGATCAGAACACTCAACGTCCACGTGGGTTTGGATTTATCTCTTTCGATACTGAGGATGCAGTTGATAGAGTTCTGCACAAATCTTTCCACGAGTTGAATGGAAAACTTGTAGAAGTCAAGCGTGCTCTACCAAAAGATGCAAATCCTGGCAGCAGTGGCCGTTCAATGGGTGGTGGGGGTTATCAAGGCTATGGTAGTTCTGGTATGAACGCTAGTGCATATGATGGTAGAATGGATACTAACAGGTACATGCAGCCTCAGGCAGCTGGAGCTGGTTTTCCAGCCTATGGTTCTTCTGGGTATGGTGGGCCAGGATATGGATATGGGGCAGCAAATAATGCTGTAGGTTATGGTGGGTATGGTGTTGGTGGCTATGGTGGAGCTACTGCTGGGTATGGTGGGCCTGCTGGAGCCTATGGAAACCCAAATGCCCCTAATGCTGGTTACGTAGGTGGCCCGCATGGTGCTGCAAGAAGCCCATGGAACAGCCAAGCTCCTGTTGGATATGGCTCTGCTGGCTATGGTGCAGGCTATGGGGCACCAGCTGCTTGGAATGCTGCTGGTGGAGGTGGTGCTGCTGGTAGTGGTGGGACTGCTTCTGCACCAGCAGGCCAATCTCCAAGCGGGGCCACCGGTTATGGAAATCAGGGTTATGGGTATGGTGGTTATGGTGGGAATGAAGGGTCTTATGCAAATGCAGGTGGTTATGGTGCTGCAGGGGGGCGTGCTACTAGTGCCCCAAATAATAATGCCGGCAGTGGTGGAGATCAACAGGGGGCAGGTGCTGGTTACATGGGCGGTGGCTATGGTGATGCCAACGGAAATTCAGCGTATCCAAATGCAGGTTGGAGGGACTCTTCACAAGGTGGAGCTTATGGGGCTGCTCAAGGGAATGGTGGCCAGGTTGGCTACGGGGGCGGTTATGGTGGTGCTCAGTCCAGGCAGCAGGTCCAACAACAGTAA